The window TCTCAGTATTAACAACAACTGTGTTGCGAGTATAATCGGAGGAGCGGTTTCTGTCAAGGATAACGCATTCGCCTGGTTGGCGATGAAAACACCTCCTATGCACTTTGCTGTCATAAGCCCCATTATTTTTCATAACGGCACTAAAAACACTTTTTAGGCTTGCGGATTTACGTAATTTAACGTTATAATGTCCGTTGCACATAATGGGGTGTAGCCAAGCGGCCTAAGGCATCGGACTTTGACTCCGACATCGATGGTTCGAGTCCATCCACCCCAGCCATGTTATGTATAAAAGCTGGTCATATCATCTAAAACGTGTTTTTGAAGGGAGCCGGAAAAGTGAATCAGCCAAAAAAACCGTTTGGGGTTCTGCTCTTGGCTGCGGGAAAAGGCACGCGGATGCGCAGTAAAACTCCCAAAGTCCTACATCTGATGCTTGAAGAACCTATCCTCTATTATCCTCTAAGATCGGCGCAGGATGCCGGCTTTGGGGATATTGCCGTTATGGTGGGTTTCGAGGGTGAGTTGGTGGAGAGCTGGACGAGAGACAACTTTCCCGGTGCTGAGATAATATGGCAGCGTGAACAGAGGGGGACCGGGCACGCGGCTAAGCTGGCCCAGGAGTGGTGGCAAAATTTTGAGAACGTGATGGTCCTCGCCGGCGACGCGCCGCTGATAAAACCGGAGACGCTCTCCTTCTTTGCCGAACGCCACGCGGCGGGCGGCAACGCCTGCAGCTTCCTGAGCTTTGACCTTGAAGATCCCACCGGATACGGCCGCGTCCTCCGCGAAGATGGAAAGGTGCGCGTCGTAGAGCATAAGGATGCCACGGAGCGGCAGCGGGAGGTAAAAGAGGTCAACAGCGGCATGTATATCTTCGATACCGCGGCGCTCGCCGGCGTGATAGACAAGATATCGTGCGCCAACGCGCAGGGGGAATATTATCTGCCGGATGCGCTTGCTCTGATAGAATCGCGCGGCGGCCGGGTCGAGGCCGTGAAGGCCGACCATGCCGAAGAGTTCCTCGGAATAAACGACCAGATGCAGCTGGCGGCGGCGGCGCGGATAATGCGCGACCGTATCGTCAGCGGTTTTATGATAAACAACGGGCTGCAGTGCATGGACCCCGCGAGCCTGTGGATCGGCCCAAAGGTAAAGATTGGGCATGACGTAGTCATCCACCCCTCGGTGCAGCTGTGGGGAGAGACGGTCATCGAAGACGAAGCCTTTATCGGCAGCTTCACTGTGCTGCGTAATTCGGTGGTGCATGCAAAGGCGAACCTCAAGGGGTCTGTACGCCTTAACGATTCAACGATTGGGCCGAGGGCATCGGCAGGTCCATTCGCCTTTATGCGCGAGCACGGCGAACTGCTGGAGAACGCTCATATGGGCCGCTTTGTCGAGATAAAGAAGAGCCGCGTCGGCGTCGGTTCAAAGGTGCCGCATCTGTCGTATATCGGCGATGCCGAGATTGGCGATGATACCAATATCGGCGCGGGGACGATCACCTGCAACTATGACGGCGAGAAGAAAAATCCGACGAAGATCGGCCGCGGCTGCTTCATCGGCAGCGATACGATGCTCGTCGCTCCCGTTACCCTGGGTGACGACGTTTCTACCGGGGCCGGCTCGGTGATCACCAACGACATACCGGACGGCGCGCTCGGCGTGGGGCGGGCGAGGCAGTCAAACATTGAGGGCTGGAGCCGCCGTCGTCGGGGCAAAGGTAAAAAGTAAGTTATCAATTTTAATATATTATTCTTCACGGAATTATATTAAGGAGGAAAATGAAATGTCCGCAGGATTACGAGAGGTAAAAATATTTTCGGGCAGCGCAGATCCGCAGTTCGCGGAAAATATCTGCATGAATCTCGGCGTACCTCTTTCCGCATCAAAGTTGTTCAGATTTTCCGACGGTGAGATCGGCGTCTCCATCGAGGAGAGCGTGCGCGGCGCAGACGTATACGTCGTTCAGCCAACCTGCGAGCCGGCCAACGAGCACCTTATCGAGCTGCTCATCATCGTGGACGCGCTCAAGAGAGCTTCGGCCTATCACGTCAACCTTGTCATGCCCTACTTCGGTTATGCGCGTCAGGACAGAAAGACCCGTTCACGCGAGCCGATCACGGCGAAGCTGATCGCCAACCTGCTGGAGAAGGCCGGCGCCGACCGTGTGATCGCGGCGGACCTCCACGCGGGACAGATACAGGGATTCTTCGATATTCCCGTCGACCATCTGACAGGCATTCCCCTCCTTGCCTCATACTTCCGCCGCATCCTTGCGAAGGAGATCGAGCATGACCTTGTGACCGTCGTCTCTCCCGACATTGGCGGCGTTGTGCGCGCGAGGAAGTTCGCGGAGCAGCTTAACAACGCCGACCTTGCCATAGTCGACAAGCGCCGTTCGCACGAAGTCGCGAACCAGTGCGAAGTTATGGAGATCATCGGCAATATCGACGGCCGTACCTGCATCCTCGTAGACGACATCGTAGACACCGCCGGTACGATCGTGAAGGCCGCGGAGGCTCTCAAAGAACGCGGCGCGAAGGCGGTTTACGCCTGCGCAACCCACGGAGTCCTTTCTGGACCGGCGATCGACAGGATTAAGGGTTCCGTGATCGAGGAGATGGTCCTGACGGATACGATCCCGCTCAAAGAGGAGAAGCAGACGGCAAAGATTACTGTGCTTTCGATAGCCCCCCTCTTCGCCGAGGCGCTGAGAAGGATCCATTCGGAGCATTCCGTAAGCATTCTCTTCCGTTAAGCGCGGAGTGAGATATAATTTTAGAAAAACATAAGTGTAAAAAATACTGAGGAGGAAACACCCATGGCTAAGAATCAGACAGTAAAACTCGACTTCACGAAAAGAGAGGTCACCGGAACGGGAGCCTGCCGCAAAATCCGTTCAAAGAACCTTATCCCCGTAGTGCTCTACGGTCCTGACTACAAGAACGGCCTTGCCGGCACCGTATCGGTGAGAGCCATTGCGCCGGTGGCAAACAGCGGCCATAGAGAGACGACGCTCATCGAGCTTGCGATCAGCGACGGCACGACGGCCTCCGCGCTTATCCGTGACGTGCAGCGCCATCCGCTTACGCGCCAGATCCGTCACATCGACCTCTATCAGGTCCTTAAGGGACATAAGCTGAAGGTCGAGATCCCCGTCCGCATCGCCAACGCCGATACGGCGAAGGGCGTCAAAGAGGGCGGACTCCTTACGCACAGCACGCGTCTCGTGCTCGTCGAAGTGCAGCCCAGCGATATCCCTGAAGAGATCGTCGTCGACGCGAAGGATCTTGAAATGGGCGCCGAAGTATTCGTGAAGGATCTCGCCGTTCCCGAGGGCGTCACCGTGCTGACGGACCCCGAGATTCTCGTGCTTCACATCTCGGCTCTCAGATCATCGGACGATGAAGAAGTTGAGGGCGAAGAGGAGAGCAAGGAAGTCGAAGTCGTTGCCAAGGGCAAGGCGGCCAAGGAAGAGGAATAATAGCTTTACCGACTATATATGCAGTGAGTGCGGCAACTTGGCGTCGGCCCCCGGCGGATGTCAAGTTGCGCCGCTGTCTTATGCCTGTGCTCCGGACGGAGGATATTGTGGTTTTTCGTTAAAGACGCTTAGTAGATGTTACGCGTCTTTTGTTTTATTTATGGGATGATTGATCATGAAACTTATCGTTGGCCTGGGAAACCCGGGATATGAATATGTATGGACGCGCCATAACGCCGGATGGACGATCGTCGATTCCTTTGTGGCGAGGCTGGGGCTGCGGGAGCCGCAGATAAAATTCCGTGGGGCCTATTGGGGGCCCGTGCTCTGCTGCGGCGAGCGAGTCTCCTTTCTTGAGCCCCACACCTACATGAACCTGAGCGGCCTCTCCGTCGGCGAGGCCGCGCGCTACCAGAATCTGGAGCCCGAGGACATTCTCGTGATATCCGACGACGCCGCGCTGCCTTTCGGGCGTATACGTATGCGCAAAAGCGGCTCGGCGGGCGGCCAGAACGGGCTGAAATCAATCATTGGCGCGCTAGGGACTCTCGATGTGCCGCGCCTGCGCGTTGGCATCGGCTCTCCCGAGGGCCGGATGGACCTAAAAGATTGGGTGCTTGGCAAGATACCGCAGGAACAGCGCCGGGAGTGGCACAAGATCGAAGACGCCGCCTGGGAGGCGCTGGTGCTCTGGCTCTCCGGCGACGCAGACAGGGCGATGTCGAAGGCGAACGGCTTCCGGTTAAATGACGGAGAATAAAGATCTCTGCCAGGGGAGCTCCCTGGCGGCGCTGGACGAGGATCTGTGGCTCCGCAACAGGGGAGTGCATCTCGCCTCAAAGGGGGCGATGCGCCCCTGGGTCTGCCGTGATATAAAACAGCCCCTGCTCGTATTGCTGCCGGACGCGCGCCAGGCGCGCGACTTTGCGGCGGACGCCGAGGAGCTCGGAGTTCTTGAAAATGTGAAGATACTGCCGGAGATGATACTCGCCGAGGATGATTTGAAGAGCGAGGCTCAGAGGATCGTGCGCGGCGACATCCTGGAAAATTTCCGATACAAGGGCGGCGTTCTCGCCGCCACCCCCGCCTCCCTGATGGCGCCGTTTTCGACCGGCGGGGACTATATGGAGCTGGAGTGCGGCAGGGAGGCCGGCCGCAGCCGTCTTATAGACTGGCTCGCGCAGAAGGGCTACGAGCGGAGCGACCTTGTCTGGACCCCCGGGCAGTTCGCCGTCCGCGGCAGCATCGTAGATATCTTCAGCCCCTCGGACATGTATCCCGTCCGCGTGGAATTTTTCGACGACGAGGTGGAGAGTCTCCGCTTCTTTGTCCCCGAGACGCAAAAGAGCCTGCGCACCATCCGCAAAAGCTCGGTGCAGAGTCTTGTTTCAAAGTCCGACAACCGACTGGAAAACTATTTCCCCGAGGATATGCGGATACTCTTCTTTGATCCGCACGGGCTCGATACGACCGCGGAGAACGCCGTCTGGCTCTGGCAGAGCCTCGACCGCGAAGATACCGTACCCTGGGAGGCCTGGGAGAAGCTCTGCGCCGGTTTCACCGCCCACAGGCGGCTGCGCATCCTGCCGGACGTAAAAAACTGCGCCGCGCGTATGGCGGTCATGCAGTTTCCCAACTTCCGCGGCAAACTTAAAGAGGTAGAACTCTACTGCCTTTCAATGATCAAAGACGGTTACCGGATAAAGGTCGTCTCGGAGGCGGAACGCAACCTCCAGTGGGCGCGGATCAACGGCTTTGAGGCCTGCGAGGGAATACTGAGCGAAGGCTTTATCGACAGCTATTCCAAGTGCGCCGTGATGACCGACCTTGAACTCTCCGGCATCACCGTAGCCCGGCGGCGGATCGAGAACCGAGCGCCGAGCGACTGGGGCGCGGGGCTCATTCCGGGACAATGGGTCGTCCACGATGAATACGGCGTCGCCGTCTACCAGGGGGCGGAGCAGGTAAAGACCGCCGACGGCGAACAGGAATATCTCATCCTGCAGTTTGCCGAGGAACGGCGGCTGCTTATCCCCGTGATGCAGTTCCATAAAATTTCGCCGTGGTCGCCGCTGCCGGGGCAGGAGCCCACCGCCGACAACCTCAAGGGTTCGCACTGGAAGCGGGCCGCTTCGCGTGCGAAACAGATGGCGGAGCAGGCCGCGGCGGAGCTTATCAAAATATACGCCGAGCGCGAGGTGAGCAAGGGCTTCTCCTTCCCCGACAATCGGGAGATGATGCGCGAACTTGAGGAGAGCTTTACCTATAAGGAGACCATCGACCAGCTGCGCGCGATCGAGGATGTGGAGCGCGACATGGAGCGCCCCGTGCCGATGGACCGCCTTATCGTCGGCGACGTCGGCTTTGGCAAGACCGAGGTCGCGATCCGCGCGGCGGGAAAGGCGGTATTCGCGGGAAAACAGACGGCGATCATGGCGCCGACGACGCTGCTTGCGCAGCAGCACTTCGAGACCTTCACCGCCCGCTTCGCCAATACGCCGATACGCGTCGAGGTGATCTCGCGCTTCGTTCCAGTTGGACAGCAGAAACGTATATTGCAGGACCTCAGCGAGGGCAAGGTGGACATCCTTATCGGCACGCACCGGATATTGACCGACGACGTGAAATTCAAGGACATCGGCCTCATAATCGTGGACGAGGAGCACCGCTTCGGCGTCATGCATAAGGATCACCTGAAAAAATCGATGCCGGGCGTCGACGTGCTGATGCTCTCGGCGACGCCGATACCGCGCTCGCTCTCGCTTTCCATCAGCGGGCTGCGCGACATGTCGATATTACAGACGCCGCCTCAGCGGCGGCTGCCCGTAATCACCGTGGTGCGCCCCTTCTCCGAGGAGCTTCTGAAGAGCGCGGTGCTGCGCGAGAAGAACAGAGGCGGGCAGATATTCTTCGTCCATAACCGGATAAACGACCTACAGGAACGCGCCGTCATGCTCAAGCGCCTCTTCCCGAAGCTTAACATCGCGGTGGCGCACAGCAAGACGTCGGAATCGGCACTCGAAAAGACGATGTCCGAATTTGCCGCGGGAAAGATCGATATCCTCGTCTGCACGACGATTGTCGAAAGCGGGCTGGACATCCCGGCGGCGAATACCTTGATCGTCGACGACGCGCACGAGCTTGGGCTTGCCCAGATGTACCAGCTCCGCGGGCGTGTCGGACGCCGGGAGGAGCAGGCCTACGCCTTTTTGTTCTATCCCAGCAACGTCCACATCTCCGTTGAGTCCAGCGAACGGCTGGAGGCCATCGCCGAACTTGACGAACTGGGGGCGGGCTACCAGCTCGCGCAGCGCGACCTCCAGATACGCGGCGGCGGAGACCTTATCGGCATCTCGCAGCACGGCAATTCAAGTAAAATCGGCTATCAGAAATATTGTGACCTGCTCGCGGAGGAAATTTCCAAGATAAAGGGCACTTACAGGCCGCAGATGGAGCTGGAGATCGGTTTTCCCGTCTCCATTCCCGGCGACTATCTGCCGCAGGAGAATCTGCGCGTCACGCTCTACAGGCGGCTGCTTAAGACCGATTCTCTGGAAGAGGTCCGCGAGCTGCGCGAGGAGACGGAGGACCGTTTCGGCAGGATACCCAATGAGCTGGATTTTTTATTCAATGTCGCGGCGATCAAAGGCGCCTCCTGTGATCTGGGGCTCACGAAGATGATCTGCAGCCGCTATGAGCTGGTACTGCAGGGCAACCCCGACGGCGCCTGGGAGCGGCTGAAGCTGCCGCCCAAATGGCGCCGCCGTCTGGACGGTTTCATCGGCCCCGGCGGATTTGCGGGAATTAAGGATATCGCGCGGATAATTCAGGAACAAAATCCCGCGTCAATCTGATAGAATAGAGCAGGCAGGAGGGATTTGCCATGCAGGAAGAAAAGGCAATGTCGGAAAAATTTGTCAGGCTGGTCGAAGTTATGAAGCGCCTGCGCGCGCCGGACGGCTGCCCCTGGGACAGGGAGCAGGACTACATGTCGCTGCGCCGCTACATAATCGAAGAGGCCTACGAGCTTATCCAGGCGATAGAATCGCAGAACATCCCGAATATGTGCGAAGAGTGCGGCGACCTTATGCTGCAGGTGGTCTTTATCTCCTGTATGGCCGAAGAACGCGGCGACTTCACGATCTCGAACGTGATGGATAGGCTTATCAACAAGCTCGTCAGGCGCCATCCCCACGTCTTCGGCGATATAAGCGTAAAAGATTCCGACGACGTGCTGCGCAACTGGGAGCAGATAAAAACGGCGGAACGCAAAGGCAAGGATGAGGACTCCTCTTATATGGCCGGTATCCCCCGCGGAATGCCCGCCCTGCTGCGCGCCTACCGGATACAGGAGCGCGCCGCGAAGCCTGGGTTTGACTGGCCTAAGGGCGATACCGCGCCGGTACTCGCCAAGGTCGAGGAAGAGGTCGCGGAGCTCAAAGAGGCGATGGCCTGTAAGGGCAAAGAGGATGTCGCTGAAGAGCTGGGAGATCTCATCTTCGCCGCCGTCAACCTCTCGCGACATCTGGGGATAGATCCTGAGATCAATCTCCACCGGGCCTGTGAAAAATTTGACGCCCGTTTCAGAGATGTGGAAAAATCGGTTGAAAAATCCGGCCGGCCGTGGAAAGATTATACCTTGGACGAGCTGGATGAATTTTGGAAAGAAGCAAAAAACAAATAAATTTGGAGGAATTCTTATGACGACAGAGGAAAAAATCAAGGAAGTACTTGCGAACCACGTATCGCCCGCGCTCCAGTCACACGGAGGCGACTGCTCCTTCGTAAAATATGACGAACCCACCGCCACGCTCTATGTCGCGATGGAGGGCGCCTGCGGCAGCTGCCCCTTCGCGCTTGAGACGCTGCGCATGACTGTCGAGCAGGCGGTCATTGCTGAGGTGCCCGAGGTCAAGGCGGTAGAAAGGGTATAGGCGAACTCTGAAGTAATGAAAGAAACAAAACAGGAGGCCGAAAATCTCCTCTCGCTTACCGACGCCTCCGTCGTAAAGCTGCTCGCCGAGCACGAAGAGATACTGCGCCTTGTAGAGCAGAGCTTCCCCGTCAAGGTATACGCGCGGGGCAGCTCGCTCTCTATTAAGGGCGACGACGAAGCGCTGATAAAAAAGCTTGAGAACCTGCTCGTGCAGTATGCCGAGCTCTCGCTCTCCGGCCATAAATTCAACAGCGCAGAGATACGCTACGGACTCCACAGTATCCAGAACGGCGAGACGGTAAATCTGCGGTCGCTCTATAACGACATCGTCTGCATAAGCAACCGGGGCAAGGCCATCCGTCCATATACAAACGGCCAGAAGGGCTACATCCAGGCCATCCGCGACAACGATATAACCTTCGGCATCGGCCCCGCGGGTACCGGAAAGACCTATCTTGCCGTTGCCCAGGCCGTCGCCTATCTGAAGTCCGCGAAGATCAGCCGCATCATCCTCGTGCGTCCGGTAGTCGAAGCGGGGGAGCGCCTCGGTTATCTTCCCGGTGATATGAACGAAAAGGTCGCCCCCTACCTGAGGCCGCTCTATGACGCCTTTTATGAGCTGCTTCCGGCTGAGAGGTTCGACCGTTACTTTGAAAAGGGCGTCATTGAGCTCGCGCCGCTGGCCTATATGCGCGGGCGCACGCTCAACGACAGTTTCATCATCCTTGACGAGGCGCAGAACACTACGCCCGAGCAGATGAAGATGTTCCTTACGCGCCTAGGCTTCGGCTCGAAGGCCGTAATAACGGGTGACGTCACGCAGGTCGACCTGCCCGGCACAAAAGAATCGGGGCTAAAGGTCGTGCAGGACATCCTGAAGGGTGTCCCCGGCGTCTCCTTCATCAAGCTCAACGACGGCGACGTGGTGCGCCATGAGATAGTACAGAGAATAGTGAGGGCCTACGAAGACTATGACAGACGGAGAGCAGAAAAACAGGCTGAAAGATAATTTAAAGGCCGTATTCGGCAAATTTTCATTCAGGCGCGAAAACAGGCAGTACATCATTTTTCGGGCTATCCTCCTCTGTGTCGCGACGCTGCTTGTAAGCGTCAACTGGTACATGTTTGACCGGAGGGAGAACTACCAGATCGGTATCCCCTCCGAAAGGACATACTTCGCACTCACCTCCGCGCGCTACGAGGACCGGGCGGCGACGCTCGAACTGCGCCAGCGCGCGGCATCCCGTATCATCGACGTCATGGTGCAGGATGAAAAAATCGCCTTTGAGGTCTCGCGGCGTCTTGAACTGCTGGAAAAGGGCGAACTCAAACAGCTCTTCAACGCGCCGCTGCTCAGTATATATAACAGGCAGAGCGCCGCTTCGCAGAGGGAGATCGTCGAGGCCGCCCTCGATATCGGGCGGAAAGTCCGCGACGAATCGACGGATCGTGAGCAGCAGACTACCCTTATCTGGAAATACCTCAAGGAGACGAAGCTCTCGCAGTCCGAACGCAACGTCGCCTTTCAGATGCTTGACGTTCTGCTCAACCCCTCGCTGCAGTCCGACGGAGAGATGGTCCAAAAGCTGCGCGAAGATGTCGCCGCGCAGATACCCTCCGTCATAAAGGAGATACGTCCCGGCTCCGTGCTGGTACAGAAGGGGCAGGTCGTCACCCCCTCGCTGGCGAAGCTGCTCGCCTCGCAGGGCTATCCCGACGCCACCTTCCCTTGGAAACACCTTATCTTTATCCTCGGCGCGATCACCATCTGGAGCTTCTGGCCGGTGTGGATCGCCAGCGGTCTGCGTGAAAAACTTTCAATGCGCGAATGGATATACATCGCCGTCGTGCTCTCCGTCGTCTGGACCCTCGAGGTCGTCTTTGCCCGCTTCGGCGGCTACTCGATGGCGGTACTCGGCCTTACCGGCTGGCTCTGCCTTACACTGCCGGTATCGCTTTCATTCCATATCATCTTCGGCGGCGGAGTGATCAGCGTCATCATCGCCTTTGGCACCAATCCCGGCATCGTATGTCTCGGCTGTATCCTCGCGGCCTTCTCCGCGGGCATCGGCCGCATCCTCTTTATAGACCCGCCGAACCACCGCATCACTATCTGGCGCAATCTCTTTTTCCTCGGGCTCTGCCTCGGGGCCGCCTCGATCTGTATTCACTGGGGGCTCGGCCTCTACTTCGACTATAACCTCGCCCTCGGCGCGGTGCTCTTCAGCGCGATCTGGGGGACGATCGTCGTCGCGCTGCTGCCGCTGTGGGAGAACGTCTTCGACGTCCTCTCGCCGCTGCGGCTGCTTGAGCTGAGCCATCCCTCGCAGCCGCTCATCAAGAGGCTGCAGATGGAGGCCCCCGGAACCTACAACCACGTCCTTATGGTCGGTACGCTTGCCGAGGCGGCGGCCGACAAGCTGCATATGAACGGGCTCCTTGTAAAGGCGGGCGCCTACTATCATGACATCGGCAAGCTCAAGAACCCGCAGTATTTTGTTGAAAACCAGCGCCACGGCAAGAACATCCACGACAGCCTGCCGCCGACGCTCTCTGGGCAGCTGCTGATATCGCATGTGAAGGAGGGGCTCGACATCGCCGCGCAGACCAACCTGCCAAAGTCCCTGCGCCGCTTCATCAGCGAACATCACGGCACCACCTCGCAGAGGTATTTCTACGAAAAGGCGAAGGCGCTCGGCGAGAATGTCACCGAGGCCCAGTTCCGCTATCCGGGGCCGCGGCCGCAGTCGCGCGAGACGGCGCTCGTAATGCTTGCCGATTCCGTGGAGGCCGCGGTCAAGGCGCGCAACAAGCCTTTTGAGAATAACAGGGAGCTTTCAGACTTCATAAATCAGGTCATTCGCAGTAAGATCGAGAGCAATCAGCTCAACGACGTTGACTTTACGATGAAGGAGATGTCGCTGATCACGGAGGCCTTTATGGAGGTCTTCCAGGCGACCTATCATTCCCGCGAGGTAAAGAATATCAACGAGATAATCAAAGAGGCCAAGCTCAAGGGCGGAGAACATAAAGAGATACCCGCCGGCACGATCGAAACCGCCGTCGTTCCTGTCGCCGATACCGGCGAGACAGAGAAAAAAGAGGAGGATGAAAAGGATGAAAACCACGATACACTGCGGTGAGATATTCAACGAGAGCAACAGCTCCATGTGCTGCGGCGAAAGGATAAAGAAGCTGGAGAAGATACTGTCCGCCTATCTTGAAAAAACTAATATCCTCCCCGAGGCGGCCGCGGAGTGCGAGATATCTCTTACCTTCGCGGATGTGGATCAGATCGCCGGGATCAATGAAGAATACCGGGAAGTTGCCGGTCCTACGGACGTGCTTTCCTTTCCGATGTGGGAAAATGAGGACGGTGGGTTCGAGCCGCCGGAAGATTGGGAGCGGCTTACGCTGGGCGACATCATCGTCTGTCCCGAGATCGTCGCGAAGAACGCCGCCGATAACGGCAAGACCGCAGAGTGCGAGACGGTGCTCGTCATCTGTCACGGCTTCCTCCACCTCATTGGCTTTGACCATGCCGACAACGCGGAGCGCGAGCGTATGTGGCAGATCCAGGATTCTCTGGTCTCTGAATTTTTTGCGGAGGGCTAGGATGATGGCGGAGAATCCGCTGCTTGAGAAAGCGGCGGTGAAGAAACTTCTCGCCGAGGCCGCCCGGGCCCGGGCGGCAGCCTACGCCCCCTATTCGGGCTTCTGCGTAGGCGCGGCGCTGCTCTTCGAAAACGGCCTCACCGTTTCCGGCTGCAACGTGGAGAACGCCAGCTACAGCCTCTCTATCTGCGCGGAACGCAACGCGATGACGACCGCCCTCACTAAGGGGCTGCGTCTGCCGCTTGCCGTCGCCGTGGCCGGCCCCGAGGGTGTTTTCTGCCCGCCGTGCGGCGCCTGCCGCCAGTTTCTCGCCGAATTCAATCCCGATATGGCCGTAGTGCTGAAGGATGCCGACGAACCTGTGATCTATACATTAAGAGAGCTGCTGCCGCTTTCGTTTTCTTTGGAGGAAAATCGCTGAGGCGGCGCGGCCGAAGAGAGAGTGAATATTA is drawn from Cloacibacillus porcorum and contains these coding sequences:
- a CDS encoding HD family phosphohydrolase; protein product: MTDGEQKNRLKDNLKAVFGKFSFRRENRQYIIFRAILLCVATLLVSVNWYMFDRRENYQIGIPSERTYFALTSARYEDRAATLELRQRAASRIIDVMVQDEKIAFEVSRRLELLEKGELKQLFNAPLLSIYNRQSAASQREIVEAALDIGRKVRDESTDREQQTTLIWKYLKETKLSQSERNVAFQMLDVLLNPSLQSDGEMVQKLREDVAAQIPSVIKEIRPGSVLVQKGQVVTPSLAKLLASQGYPDATFPWKHLIFILGAITIWSFWPVWIASGLREKLSMREWIYIAVVLSVVWTLEVVFARFGGYSMAVLGLTGWLCLTLPVSLSFHIIFGGGVISVIIAFGTNPGIVCLGCILAAFSAGIGRILFIDPPNHRITIWRNLFFLGLCLGAASICIHWGLGLYFDYNLALGAVLFSAIWGTIVVALLPLWENVFDVLSPLRLLELSHPSQPLIKRLQMEAPGTYNHVLMVGTLAEAAADKLHMNGLLVKAGAYYHDIGKLKNPQYFVENQRHGKNIHDSLPPTLSGQLLISHVKEGLDIAAQTNLPKSLRRFISEHHGTTSQRYFYEKAKALGENVTEAQFRYPGPRPQSRETALVMLADSVEAAVKARNKPFENNRELSDFINQVIRSKIESNQLNDVDFTMKEMSLITEAFMEVFQATYHSREVKNINEIIKEAKLKGGEHKEIPAGTIETAVVPVADTGETEKKEEDEKDENHDTLR
- the cdd gene encoding cytidine deaminase — translated: MMAENPLLEKAAVKKLLAEAARARAAAYAPYSGFCVGAALLFENGLTVSGCNVENASYSLSICAERNAMTTALTKGLRLPLAVAVAGPEGVFCPPCGACRQFLAEFNPDMAVVLKDADEPVIYTLRELLPLSFSLEENR
- the ybeY gene encoding rRNA maturation RNase YbeY, with amino-acid sequence MKTTIHCGEIFNESNSSMCCGERIKKLEKILSAYLEKTNILPEAAAECEISLTFADVDQIAGINEEYREVAGPTDVLSFPMWENEDGGFEPPEDWERLTLGDIIVCPEIVAKNAADNGKTAECETVLVICHGFLHLIGFDHADNAERERMWQIQDSLVSEFFAEG